One Cuculus canorus isolate bCucCan1 chromosome 2, bCucCan1.pri, whole genome shotgun sequence genomic region harbors:
- the LOC104056741 gene encoding RING finger protein 151 yields the protein MGYDIERFVGYVNEGLLCSICRGVLEDPLQAPCEHAFCSACIHGWLVHHSNCPEDRQTVDISSLRPLYRYMKNDLNRLQLHCKNRESGCQMVCSLESIDRHEKECEYSLIPCFNIGCTVQVERRNLDGHLAVCEYRSHECPNGCGYFILSAEDIQHNCVAELRTDLELLRSEMICRVEEAKHEMESRLDSQRRHMVQKESVLLNQIEELKSQMSRLMSDVCSLMAAERQHRQELEQAELEKRELMELLRGLKKDCRLTTTGASKKSTNFRPLTRVESVKRKPREVTVI from the exons ATGGGTTATGATATTGAGCGTTTTGTTGGCTACGTTAATGAAGGGCTGTTGTGCTCCATCTGCCGTGGTGTGTTAGAAGATCCATTACAGGCTCCTTGTGAACAtgctttctgcagtgcttgCATACATGGATGGCTTGTTCATCACAGTAACTGCCCTGAAGACAGGCAAACGGTTGATATATCTTCACTACGACCTCTCTACAG aTACATGAAAAATGATTTAAACCGTCTTCAACTACATTGCAAAAACAGGGAGTCTGGCTGTCAAATGGTTTGTTCTCTGGAGTCTATAGACAGGCATGAAAAGGAGTGTGAATATAGTCTGATACCATGCTTCAATATCG GTTGTACAGTTCAGGTTGAACGACGTAACTTAGATGGTCACCTGGCAGTCTGTGAATATCGGAGCCATGAATGCCCCAATGGCTGTGGTTACTTCATTCTCAGCGCAGAAGACATACAGCATAATTGCGTAGCAGAGCTAAGAACTGACTTAGAACTACTTCG GTCAGAAATGATCTGCAGAGTGGAGGAAGCAAAACATGAGATGGAGTCAAGGTTAGATTCACAGAGAAGGCATATGGTCCAAAAAGAGAGTGTTCTGCTAAATCAAATTGAAGAATTAAAG agTCAGATGTCACGACTGATGTCGGATGTATGCTCTCTGATGGCTGCAGAGAGACAGCACCGTcaagagctggagcaggcagagctggaaaaacGGGAATTAatggagctgctgaggggcCTGAAGAAGGACTGTCGATTAACTACTACAGGAGCAAGCAAGAAGTCTACAAATTTCCGCCCTCTGACACGAGTAGAGAGTGTAAAACGAAAACCTAGGGAAGTTACAGTTATCTAA